Sequence from the Amaranthus tricolor cultivar Red isolate AtriRed21 chromosome 1, ASM2621246v1, whole genome shotgun sequence genome:
ttaaaataaccctatcaatataaaaatattaataaaatatataattatttttatgtacgattatattataataattacatatatttttttatattaatggagttatttaatttttccacatgctttaaaattcaaaattgaactCTATAGACTCCACTCAAAAATAAGTTGAGCTCCGTAGACCAAAGTAAacatagtgtaaattttcaacGGCTTACCTCAGTTACTACTCCTAACTCCCGAATCTTTAAACAGTTTAACCGTAACGTCGGTCGCTTATCTACCGGCATATATTTCGCTCTCAATCACcgcaattttaaaaaaaataaattaaataaaattttaaatataaaaataaaaagagtaaataaaaagaaggaaaatccTACATGATAacattaatgaaaattttccacatggtagcatttagTTTATGTCTTATCtaattgccgtagcatttttagttaaattcttatcaatttttgtttaatttactattttgacgtttctatCTTTTTTAAGTGTTaatgttgtctttataatttgtcttaaaccatttttatactcttaaatatttaattcactatttttgacgtttaattaactatttaatttatcaacgctctcaaatatttagagcaaattataaaaacaaaaccaacacttaataagaataaaaatgttaaaaggaTAAATTAAACGAAAAATACTACAACAATTAGATAAGATATAAACTAAACGTGGtatttcaataaaaatttgatgCTATCAAATTTCCATTCAAACAAAAATCTTCTTCCCATTTTCTCTCCTCACCTCCTTCTCTGCTCTCCATTCTGGCATTCAGCAACAAAAAACCTGACTAAGACTTTCTCTCTCTATTCTCTCTCTCCTCCATGGGAAAACCTCGAAGTGCCAAACGTGCTCTTGACTCCTACACCGTTAAACCCCTTAACAAAATCATCAAGCGTAAgttttttctctctctaaatcaTTTTTTCTGTTTCTCTCTCTAACAATCGCTAGTTATTTCTTTCATGGTGTGCAGCGGGAGATTGTGTGCTGATGAGGCCAGCGGAACCTTCGAATCCTTTGTACGTGGCACGTGTAGAGAAGTTAGAGTCAGACGCACGTGGTACAAATGTGAGAGTACACGTGCGGTGGTATTATCGTCCAGAAGAATCTATCGGAGGTAGAAGACAGTTTCATGGCTCAAAGGAATTGTTTTTGTCGGATCATTTTGATGTTCAAAGTGCTGATACTATTGAAGGGAAATGTACGGTTCATAGTTTCAAGAGTTATACTAAGCTTGATGCTGTTGGAAACGAAGACTTCTTCTGTCGTTTTGAGTATAACTCTGCTTCTGGTGCTTTCACTCCTGATCGTGTTGCAGTGTTAGTAATCCTACTctttagttttgtttttatgaatTAGGGTTTCTAATTGGGGGTTTTATtaagattatgatttttaattggtTCAGTTTTGATTGAAGTGTGATTTTTTTGTTTcgttttgttttttgttattcGGGATTAATATACTTTTAGCTGAGTAGTAAATAGTCAAGTAAACCATTAATTGAATTGGGTTTTTGGGTAGTTTTATTGATACTAATTTCATTGGAATGTGGATGCTTTGATTACCCCCTTCTCTTTGGAGTTACTTTATCTGCTCCCTTTGttacaatacaaaaaaaaaataaaaaaatcaaagtgaGATCTTTTTGGTAGTGCTTTAGCGTATTCGGAGGGATAGAGGGTGCATATGCTATCAATTTATCCCACTCAACTACAATCTATGTATACAGTCTAAAATGACCATACCCCAAATAACGTAGGTTAGCATATAACGAAGAAAATACTGTTATCATTACTAGCTCTTACTAGGAAATTGTATAGTAGCTTCCATAATTGGGTAA
This genomic interval carries:
- the LOC130821472 gene encoding chromatin remodeling protein EBS-like isoform X2; this encodes MGKPRSAKRALDSYTVKPLNKIIKPGDCVLMRPAEPSNPLYVARVEKLESDARGTNVRVHVRWYYRPEESIGGRRQFHGSKELFLSDHFDVQSADTIEGKCTVHSFKSYTKLDAVGNEDFFCRFEYNSASGAFTPDRVAVYCKCEMPYNPDDLMVQCEGCSDWFHPGCIEMTAEEAKRLDHFFCQNCSLDDPKKLESSHAASRHSDTKIENNGHIG
- the LOC130821472 gene encoding chromatin remodeling protein EBS-like isoform X1, yielding MGKPRSAKRALDSYTVKPLNKIIKPGDCVLMRPAEPSNPLYVARVEKLESDARGTNVRVHVRWYYRPEESIGGRRQFHGSKELFLSDHFDVQSADTIEGKCTVHSFKSYTKLDAVGNEDFFCRFEYNSASGAFTPDRVAVYCKCEMPYNPDDLMVQCEGCSDWFHPGCIEMTAEEAKRLDHFFCQNCSLDDPKKLESSHAASRHSDTKVDTKRRRR